One segment of Trichlorobacter ammonificans DNA contains the following:
- the gspC gene encoding type II secretion system protein GspC codes for MQRSILPANIVLGILILLVTARILADIAAYRLGSLTPAAPAAPADGAASRQALPLGAFGSILEKGLFGPATKGTLTPLTMAAPQPAAAAAPAVAPGDLVLLGTAAGTPRQSFVLVRKSSTNEERVFRVGERVFDLGVLSAVHKETADLKSGDRTITLRTPNAPQEAPRPAASPAQAATAPVGVIPASGGSSGIIEQRALNAALDNIGQAMTDARLLPSVKDGKVEGFRLSEVKPQGVFAAIGLRNGDVLQKINDFPVDSPEKAIQSFMTLKGQTRIKLDLIRDGAPTSLSYEIR; via the coding sequence ATGCAACGAAGTATACTTCCCGCAAATATCGTTCTCGGCATCCTCATCCTTCTGGTGACGGCACGGATTCTCGCCGATATCGCCGCCTACCGGCTCGGCAGCCTTACCCCCGCCGCCCCCGCCGCGCCGGCGGACGGCGCTGCCTCCCGGCAGGCCCTTCCCTTGGGAGCCTTCGGTTCCATCCTGGAAAAAGGGCTGTTCGGCCCGGCGACCAAGGGAACCCTGACCCCGCTGACCATGGCCGCGCCCCAGCCGGCGGCCGCCGCCGCGCCGGCCGTTGCCCCCGGTGATCTGGTGCTGCTGGGCACCGCCGCCGGCACCCCCCGTCAAAGCTTTGTGCTGGTCCGCAAATCCAGCACCAACGAGGAACGGGTCTTCCGGGTCGGCGAGCGGGTCTTCGATCTGGGTGTTCTCAGCGCGGTGCACAAGGAAACCGCTGACCTGAAGAGCGGTGACCGGACCATCACCCTGCGCACCCCCAACGCGCCGCAGGAGGCTCCCCGTCCCGCCGCCTCCCCTGCTCAGGCCGCAACGGCGCCCGTCGGCGTCATCCCCGCCAGCGGTGGTTCCAGCGGCATCATCGAGCAACGGGCGCTGAACGCTGCCCTGGACAACATCGGCCAAGCCATGACCGACGCCCGCCTGCTGCCCAGTGTGAAAGACGGCAAGGTGGAAGGCTTCAGGCTTTCGGAGGTGAAACCCCAGGGGGTCTTCGCCGCCATCGGCCTTCGAAACGGCGATGTACTGCAGAAGATCAACGATTTTCCGGTCGACTCCCCGGAGAAAGCGATCCAGTCCTTCATGACCCTGAAAGGGCAGACCCGCATCAAGCTCGACCTGATCCGGGACGGTGCCCCGACCAGCCTTTCCTATGAAATCCGTTAG
- a CDS encoding chorismate mutase yields the protein MDIADLRTRIDLLDDVLLRIFNERARLALEIGHCKKDLGLPVFDPSREKKIFARMKNDNPGPLDDGAIVRLFERVIDESRRLERIMTQPEQEDAAQP from the coding sequence ATGGATATTGCCGACCTGCGCACACGGATCGACCTGCTGGACGACGTCCTGCTCCGCATCTTCAATGAACGGGCCCGCCTTGCCCTGGAAATCGGCCACTGCAAAAAGGACCTGGGACTGCCGGTGTTCGATCCCTCACGGGAGAAGAAGATTTTCGCCCGCATGAAAAACGACAACCCCGGCCCCCTGGATGACGGCGCCATTGTCAGGCTGTTCGAGCGGGTCATCGACGAATCCCGCCGGCTGGAGCGGATCATGACACAACCGGAACAGGAGGACGCAGCACAGCCATGA
- a CDS encoding DUF3187 family protein translates to MTSYRPSRLLAGVALLLTTLSPAFAMADPLEITPFATANRTPLAQIYGLPSETAPSLTAAGRWRFGLTQDIASIYSANSSASERLELDGELYRWTLSGHYGFHNGLEVGLELPFVLQSGGFLDGFITDWHSAFGMPQGGRDQVPNNRLRYHYSKDGRTLLNVTRSGGGIGDVSLLAGYRLFEQRTDSDHDQLALRAQLKLPTGDTSALTGSGSVDLTLFLSGAMNRRTEWGTLGVFGSAGGMVTSDGSILAGQRENLVALGTAGLGWAPASWIALKVQFNLNTPLFKSGLTEIGNGAVVLTSGGTLRLPGDYLLDIGVGEDIAVATAPDVTFHLGLSKRF, encoded by the coding sequence GTGACCAGTTACCGTCCCTCCCGCCTGCTGGCGGGCGTCGCACTCCTGCTGACCACCCTGTCCCCTGCCTTCGCCATGGCGGACCCCCTCGAAATCACCCCCTTTGCCACCGCCAACCGCACCCCCCTGGCCCAGATCTACGGCCTGCCGTCCGAAACGGCACCGAGCCTGACGGCTGCCGGCAGATGGCGCTTCGGCCTGACTCAGGACATCGCCAGCATTTACTCCGCCAACAGTTCCGCCAGCGAACGGCTGGAGCTGGACGGCGAACTGTACCGCTGGACCCTGTCGGGCCACTACGGTTTTCACAACGGCCTGGAGGTGGGTCTGGAGCTGCCCTTCGTGCTGCAGAGCGGCGGATTTCTGGACGGATTCATCACCGACTGGCATTCGGCATTCGGCATGCCCCAGGGGGGACGGGACCAGGTTCCCAACAACCGGCTGCGCTACCACTACAGTAAAGACGGCAGGACCCTGCTGAACGTCACCCGCTCCGGCGGCGGCATCGGCGACGTCAGCCTGCTGGCCGGCTACCGCCTGTTCGAACAGCGGACCGACAGCGACCATGATCAGCTTGCCCTGCGCGCCCAACTGAAACTGCCCACCGGCGACACCTCCGCCCTGACCGGCAGCGGCAGCGTCGACCTGACCCTCTTCCTCTCCGGTGCCATGAACCGGCGCACCGAGTGGGGTACGTTGGGGGTCTTCGGCTCCGCCGGCGGCATGGTCACCAGTGACGGCTCGATCCTGGCAGGGCAGCGGGAAAACCTCGTGGCGCTGGGCACCGCAGGCCTGGGATGGGCTCCGGCATCCTGGATCGCGCTCAAGGTACAATTCAACCTGAACACGCCGCTGTTCAAAAGTGGTCTCACCGAAATCGGCAACGGCGCGGTAGTGCTCACCAGCGGCGGCACCCTCCGGCTGCCCGGCGATTACCTGCTGGACATCGGTGTCGGCGAGGACATCGCCGTCGCCACCGCGCCGGACGTCACCTTCCACCTGGGACTCAGCAAGCGTTTCTGA
- a CDS encoding prepilin-type N-terminal cleavage/methylation domain-containing protein → MNRYGCSGSGFTLLELVVVLAILSLVVLLVIPRLPALGDTALRTSTRQLAAQLRYLDERAAAGKVSHRLRINLDDQKIEVVRRAVTGEELPSEDPYLRRPALLDGVLITDVRTERLGTVTSGTVRVTYGPGGLSEALLIHLQLPGGPATTVQALPVSGIVRIAEGYLEELR, encoded by the coding sequence GTGAACCGATACGGCTGCTCGGGCAGCGGCTTCACCCTGCTTGAGCTGGTAGTGGTGCTGGCGATCCTGTCGCTGGTGGTGCTGCTGGTCATTCCCCGGCTTCCCGCCCTGGGAGACACGGCGCTGCGCACCTCGACCCGCCAACTGGCGGCGCAGCTGCGCTACCTGGACGAGCGGGCCGCCGCCGGCAAGGTCAGCCACCGCCTGCGGATCAATCTGGACGACCAGAAGATCGAGGTGGTCCGGCGGGCCGTCACCGGCGAGGAACTGCCGTCGGAAGACCCCTACCTGCGCCGGCCCGCCCTGCTGGACGGCGTGCTCATCACCGATGTGCGCACCGAACGTCTGGGCACCGTCACCAGCGGTACCGTCCGGGTGACCTACGGTCCGGGGGGATTGTCGGAAGCACTGCTGATCCACCTGCAGCTCCCCGGCGGCCCCGCCACTACCGTGCAGGCGCTGCCGGTAAGCGGCATTGTCCGGATCGCCGAGGGATATCTGGAGGAGCTCCGATGA
- a CDS encoding bifunctional riboflavin kinase/FAD synthetase, with the protein MRTITTDDFSRPLCERSVVTIGNFDGVHRGHREIFSRVRRRADLLGAAAVVVTFDPHPLKLLDPERPLRLITTREQQRALIAESDIDLLLVIPFTPAFAATPAEAFVRTVLHGCLGVRALVIGHDYAFGRGREGDEQLLERLSGELGFELIALDPVGERELLFSSSAVRRLVAQGNVAGAVAMLGRCHRVTGQVVPGRRIGRTLGFPTANIVTANELIPADGVYAVWVEVAGELHQGACSIGVNPTFDGGSHTIEAFLFDYDGDLYGREIVLHFVDRLRDIVRFNDVESLMAQIRTDVARCRDLLMAGLPVEA; encoded by the coding sequence ATGCGTACCATAACCACCGACGATTTCAGCAGGCCCCTGTGCGAGCGCTCCGTCGTGACCATCGGCAACTTCGACGGCGTGCACCGGGGACACCGCGAGATCTTCAGCCGGGTGCGCCGGCGGGCCGACCTGCTGGGTGCCGCCGCCGTGGTGGTGACCTTTGATCCTCATCCGCTGAAATTGCTCGATCCCGAGCGCCCGTTGCGGCTGATCACCACCCGGGAACAGCAGCGGGCCCTGATTGCCGAGAGCGATATCGATCTGCTGCTGGTGATCCCCTTTACCCCCGCCTTTGCCGCCACTCCCGCCGAAGCGTTCGTCCGTACCGTGCTGCACGGCTGTCTGGGGGTGCGCGCGCTGGTGATCGGCCACGACTATGCCTTCGGCCGGGGACGGGAGGGGGACGAACAGCTCCTGGAGCGGCTTTCCGGCGAGCTGGGGTTCGAGCTGATCGCCCTGGACCCGGTGGGAGAGCGGGAACTGCTCTTCAGCAGCAGTGCCGTGCGTCGCTTGGTGGCACAGGGGAACGTGGCCGGGGCGGTTGCGATGCTGGGGCGCTGTCACCGGGTGACGGGGCAGGTGGTGCCGGGACGGAGGATCGGCCGCACCCTTGGTTTCCCCACGGCCAATATTGTCACCGCCAACGAACTGATTCCGGCAGACGGCGTCTATGCGGTCTGGGTGGAGGTCGCGGGGGAGCTGCACCAGGGGGCCTGCAGCATCGGTGTCAACCCCACCTTTGACGGCGGGAGCCACACCATCGAAGCCTTCCTGTTCGACTACGACGGTGACCTGTACGGCAGGGAGATCGTTCTCCATTTCGTCGACCGGTTGCGGGATATCGTCCGCTTCAACGACGTGGAGAGTCTCATGGCGCAGATCCGGACCGATGTCGCCCGGTGCCGCGACCTGCTCATGGCCGGATTGCCGGTGGAGGCGTAA
- the gspE gene encoding type II secretion system ATPase GspE codes for MSMEQTAADIRQIADRLGLPFAEQIDDTQADPSLLSRLPLAFARSRCLLPLAERDGRLELAVGRPLDLLAQDEVAQLYGTPLSVLVAPEGEVLAAINRLYARTADTARDVVENLVADDLTAIATELAHPKDLLDLTDEAPVIRLLNAILFQAVKERASDIHIEPYERTLEVRFRIDGILHVKLEPPKLLQEALVSRVKIMSSLNIAEKRLPQDGRFKVLVAGHEVDIRVSLVPTFFGERTVLRLLDRKQGVRSLSEIGFSPRDVTVMERLISRTSGIILVTGPTGSGKTTTLYAALSQLNRQERNLITIEDPIEYQLSGVGQIQVNSRIDLTFAAGLRAVLRQDPDVIMVGEIRDAETAEIAMQASLTGHLVLSTLHTNDAATAITRLIDMGIEPFMVASSLSGILAQRLVRTICPHCREAYTNDQPMPGLPDTLYRGKGCPQCYGQGTLGRVGIYELLPIDAELCGMITRRTPAGEIKEYAIRKGMKTIREDGLAKVAAGITTLEEVLRVTQEEYADLPV; via the coding sequence ATGAGCATGGAACAGACCGCTGCCGACATACGGCAGATAGCCGATCGCCTGGGCCTGCCCTTTGCGGAGCAGATCGACGACACCCAGGCCGACCCGTCGCTGCTCTCACGGCTCCCCCTGGCCTTTGCCCGTTCCCGCTGCCTGCTGCCGCTCGCCGAGCGGGACGGACGCCTGGAGCTGGCCGTGGGGCGCCCCTTGGACCTGCTGGCCCAGGACGAGGTGGCCCAACTCTACGGCACCCCCCTCTCCGTTCTGGTGGCTCCCGAAGGGGAAGTACTGGCGGCCATCAACCGGCTCTATGCCCGTACCGCCGACACCGCCCGCGACGTGGTGGAAAACCTGGTGGCCGACGACCTCACCGCCATCGCCACCGAACTGGCCCATCCCAAGGACCTGCTGGACCTGACCGACGAGGCGCCGGTGATCCGGCTTCTGAACGCCATCCTCTTCCAGGCGGTCAAGGAGCGGGCCAGCGACATCCATATCGAGCCCTACGAACGCACCCTGGAGGTCCGCTTCCGGATCGACGGCATCCTGCACGTGAAGCTGGAGCCCCCCAAGCTGCTTCAGGAGGCGCTGGTCTCCCGGGTCAAGATCATGTCCTCGCTCAACATCGCCGAAAAGCGCCTGCCCCAGGACGGCCGTTTCAAGGTCCTGGTGGCCGGCCACGAGGTGGATATCCGGGTCTCCCTGGTCCCCACTTTCTTCGGCGAACGGACCGTGTTGCGCTTGCTGGACCGCAAGCAGGGGGTGCGCTCCTTAAGCGAGATCGGTTTCTCCCCCCGCGACGTCACGGTGATGGAGCGCCTGATCTCCCGCACCAGCGGCATCATCCTGGTTACCGGCCCCACCGGCAGCGGTAAGACCACCACCCTGTACGCCGCCCTGTCGCAACTGAACCGCCAGGAGCGTAACCTCATCACCATCGAGGACCCGATCGAATACCAGCTCTCCGGCGTTGGCCAGATCCAGGTCAACTCCCGCATCGACCTGACCTTTGCAGCCGGCCTGCGGGCCGTGCTGCGCCAGGACCCGGACGTCATCATGGTGGGGGAGATCCGTGACGCCGAAACGGCTGAGATCGCCATGCAGGCGTCGCTGACCGGCCACCTGGTGCTCTCCACCCTGCACACCAACGATGCCGCCACCGCCATCACCCGCCTGATCGACATGGGGATTGAACCGTTCATGGTTGCCTCCTCCCTCTCCGGCATCCTGGCCCAGCGGCTGGTGCGCACCATCTGTCCCCACTGCCGGGAGGCGTACACCAACGATCAGCCGATGCCGGGACTGCCGGACACCCTCTACCGGGGCAAAGGCTGTCCGCAGTGCTACGGCCAGGGGACCCTGGGCAGGGTCGGTATTTACGAGCTGCTGCCCATTGATGCCGAGTTGTGCGGCATGATCACCCGCCGCACCCCTGCCGGCGAGATCAAGGAGTACGCCATCCGCAAGGGGATGAAGACCATCCGCGAGGACGGACTGGCCAAGGTGGCCGCCGGCATCACCACGCTGGAAGAAGTGCTGCGGGTCACCCAGGAAGAGTATGCCGATCTTCCGGTATAG
- the gspF gene encoding type II secretion system inner membrane protein GspF, protein MPIFRYRGYRSDGKELSGTLDTDSLRSARDLLRQREIMPTELVSADDAPPAAGDVLRRWRRSVPVAALALFTRRLATLTAASVPVHEALTALYRQEQHDELRAVLGRVRERLAEGAPLARSLAEEPKVFNAGYVAMVAAGETGGALDRILQRLADFQERQEEIRRTVSAALAYPALMALVSSGVMIFLLTYVIPKITGIFADNKAALPFLTVALLKISALMRAGWWLLPLIAVGGTVLYRRLAQRESFLAARDRWLLRLPVLGSLLQTLALARFSRVLGLLLGSGVPLLRSLEISADAVVNRSYRQVLDTARTTVAEGGSLSNTLERSSLFPPLLTHLISVGEKSGALEESLETAGRSFEREFEAQTSRVMGLLEPMMVLAMGLMVGLVVIAVLLPIFQLNQLIK, encoded by the coding sequence ATGCCGATCTTCCGGTATAGGGGATACCGTTCCGACGGGAAAGAGCTGTCCGGCACGCTGGATACCGATTCGCTCCGTTCGGCCCGCGACCTGCTGCGACAGCGGGAGATCATGCCGACGGAACTGGTTTCCGCCGACGACGCCCCGCCAGCGGCCGGCGACGTGCTGCGACGCTGGCGCCGCTCGGTGCCGGTGGCGGCCCTGGCCCTGTTCACCCGCCGGCTGGCCACCCTCACCGCCGCCTCGGTGCCGGTGCACGAGGCCCTGACCGCCCTCTACCGCCAAGAGCAGCATGACGAACTGCGCGCCGTGCTGGGCCGGGTGCGGGAGCGGCTTGCCGAAGGCGCTCCCCTGGCCCGCTCCCTGGCCGAGGAGCCGAAAGTATTCAACGCCGGCTACGTTGCCATGGTTGCCGCCGGCGAGACCGGCGGCGCCCTTGACCGGATTCTGCAGCGGCTTGCCGATTTCCAGGAACGGCAGGAGGAGATCCGGCGCACGGTCAGCGCCGCCCTTGCCTATCCCGCGCTGATGGCCCTGGTCAGCAGCGGTGTCATGATCTTTCTGTTGACCTACGTCATCCCCAAGATCACCGGAATTTTTGCCGACAACAAGGCGGCCCTCCCCTTCCTGACCGTGGCGCTGCTCAAGATCAGTGCGCTGATGCGCGCCGGCTGGTGGCTGCTGCCGCTGATCGCCGTCGGCGGCACCGTCCTCTACCGTCGCCTGGCGCAACGGGAATCGTTCCTGGCGGCCCGCGACCGCTGGTTGTTGCGCCTGCCGGTACTGGGCAGCCTGCTGCAGACCCTGGCCCTGGCTCGTTTTTCCCGGGTGCTGGGTCTTTTGCTGGGCAGCGGCGTGCCGCTCTTGCGCAGTCTCGAAATCAGCGCCGACGCGGTGGTGAACCGCAGCTACCGCCAGGTGCTGGACACGGCCCGTACCACGGTCGCGGAAGGGGGCAGCCTCTCCAATACCCTGGAGCGTTCTTCCCTCTTTCCGCCGCTCTTGACGCACCTGATCTCCGTGGGGGAGAAAAGCGGCGCGCTGGAGGAGAGTCTCGAAACTGCCGGTCGCAGCTTCGAGCGTGAGTTCGAGGCCCAGACCAGCCGTGTGATGGGGCTGCTGGAACCGATGATGGTACTGGCCATGGGCCTGATGGTGGGCCTGGTGGTAATCGCGGTGCTGCTGCCGATCTTCCAGTTGAACCAGTTGATCAAGTAA
- the nadB gene encoding L-aspartate oxidase → MSIESDFLVIGSGIAGLSFALQAAAHGRVAIVTKREVAESATRYAQGGIASVFSAEDSFDAHVEDTLTAGAGICHEDVVRMVVEEGPQTIRNLIEWGVKFTTTTAGDAYDLTREGGHSARRILHAEDITGREIERALVEAVRQNPNIELYEHHIAVDLITSAKLARRPLADNTCLGAYVLDIRSERVLTFAARATVLASGGAGKVYLYTCNPDVASGDGVAMAYRAGATIANMEFMQFHPTTLFHPNAKSFLISEAVRGEGAILRRRDGTAFMEKYHHLKDLAPRDIVARAIDNEMKTYGDDCVFLDITHEPADFVRSRFPNIYQTCLEYGLDMTREWLPVVPAAHYLCGGIQVNTDAETDIPGLYAIGEAAFTGLHGGNRLASNSLLEAAVYAGRAARHAVATLAQRPRPDGSTLCEWDSGTATNSDEMVVVSQNWDEIRRFMWNYVGIVRSTKRLERALRRIRLIQDEIEEYYWNFIVTSDLIELRNLATVAELIVLCAQSRKESRGLHYTIDYPERDDANFKRDTIIRKSFT, encoded by the coding sequence ATGTCCATTGAAAGCGATTTTCTGGTGATCGGCAGCGGCATCGCCGGTCTCTCCTTTGCTCTGCAGGCGGCGGCGCACGGCCGGGTCGCCATCGTCACCAAACGGGAGGTTGCCGAATCGGCCACCCGCTACGCCCAGGGGGGTATCGCCTCGGTCTTTTCCGCCGAAGACTCCTTCGACGCCCACGTTGAGGACACGCTTACCGCCGGTGCCGGCATCTGTCACGAGGATGTGGTCAGAATGGTGGTGGAGGAAGGCCCCCAAACCATCCGCAACCTGATCGAGTGGGGGGTAAAATTCACCACCACGACGGCGGGGGACGCCTACGACCTGACCCGTGAAGGAGGCCACAGTGCCCGGCGCATCCTGCATGCCGAGGATATCACCGGCCGGGAGATCGAGCGGGCCCTGGTGGAGGCGGTGCGCCAGAACCCCAACATCGAACTGTACGAACATCATATCGCCGTGGACCTGATCACCAGCGCCAAGCTTGCCCGCCGTCCCCTCGCCGACAATACCTGCCTGGGGGCCTATGTGCTGGATATCCGCAGCGAACGGGTGTTGACCTTCGCGGCCCGGGCCACGGTCCTGGCCAGCGGCGGCGCCGGCAAGGTCTACCTCTACACCTGCAACCCGGATGTGGCCTCCGGCGACGGCGTCGCCATGGCCTACCGGGCCGGCGCCACCATCGCCAACATGGAGTTCATGCAGTTTCACCCCACCACCCTCTTCCACCCCAATGCCAAGTCGTTTCTCATATCCGAGGCGGTACGGGGGGAAGGTGCGATCCTGCGTCGCCGGGACGGCACCGCCTTCATGGAGAAGTACCACCACCTGAAGGATCTGGCCCCGCGGGATATCGTGGCCCGGGCCATTGACAACGAAATGAAGACCTACGGCGACGACTGCGTGTTTCTGGATATCACCCACGAACCGGCCGACTTTGTCCGCAGCCGTTTTCCCAACATCTACCAGACCTGCCTGGAATACGGCCTGGACATGACCCGCGAATGGCTGCCGGTGGTGCCGGCGGCCCACTACCTGTGTGGCGGCATCCAGGTCAACACCGATGCCGAAACCGACATTCCCGGCCTGTACGCCATCGGCGAGGCGGCCTTCACCGGTCTCCACGGCGGCAATCGTCTGGCCAGCAACTCGCTGCTGGAGGCAGCGGTCTACGCCGGCCGGGCCGCCCGCCATGCCGTGGCCACCCTGGCGCAGCGCCCCCGTCCCGACGGCAGCACCCTGTGCGAATGGGACTCCGGCACCGCCACCAACAGCGACGAGATGGTGGTGGTTTCCCAGAACTGGGACGAAATCCGGCGCTTCATGTGGAACTACGTCGGCATTGTCCGTTCCACCAAGCGGCTGGAGCGGGCCCTGCGCCGCATCCGTCTGATCCAGGACGAGATCGAGGAGTACTACTGGAACTTCATCGTCACCTCCGACCTGATCGAACTGCGCAACCTGGCCACCGTGGCGGAACTGATCGTGCTCTGCGCCCAGAGCCGCAAGGAGTCCCGCGGCCTGCACTACACCATCGACTACCCGGAACGGGACGACGCCAACTTCAAGCGCGACACCATCATCAGAAAATCGTTTACTTAG
- the gspD gene encoding type II secretion system secretin GspD has product MKRFLMILCAALMLSSSLRALPAHGAAQGVVMNFSDVDISTMVKFISELTGKNFVLDERVKGKISIFSPSKLTIDEAFALFTSVLELKGFTLVQSGKVYKIVPLTSVKQSGMKLIEGSERTPVSDAYLARVFTLAQISSQDALAFLQPLISKDGHIASFGPGNMLLVVDAASNLQKIAELLATIDTAQRRSGGELIYLEHSNADALANILREWLAGRGPRLPTPGVGPQQAISTAGVQIFPDQRLNALLVFGTEQDKKDIRSLIALLDIAPPNAGSKINVVYLEHTDATDMAKVLEGVVRGLTAQAATQPGAVPGAVQASPLDGGKITITADKATNSLVVMASPTEYNSLLQVIRKLDRRSRQVYVQVLIAEVSLDKSREFGLQSGVLGGAVLNRYLTIGGFYDPMGALGDVIKKASDLNIPLESGTPVNIATVLKALDKNGLLNILSTPNLLTTDNKEAEISVGENVPFKGSTTGVAGTSNTYESVERKDIGINLKIKPQVSEGDYIRMDIYQEISAVKNDKGQAIDLVTTKRSAKTSVVVKDRETIVIGGLIQDTEDTNVQKFPLLGDIPGLGWLFKTRTKSRTKTNLMILLTPQIVKDASDLSTISREQRDRFGDSAKDLGPVDAQKIIIEGGSKPVTAPQQPDGK; this is encoded by the coding sequence GTGAAACGTTTTCTGATGATTCTTTGTGCCGCTCTCATGCTGTCCAGCTCCCTGCGCGCCCTGCCGGCGCACGGGGCAGCGCAGGGCGTGGTGATGAATTTTTCCGATGTGGATATCTCCACCATGGTCAAATTCATCAGCGAGCTGACCGGCAAGAACTTTGTGCTGGATGAGCGGGTAAAAGGGAAGATATCCATCTTCTCCCCCTCGAAGCTGACCATTGACGAGGCATTCGCCCTTTTCACCTCCGTGTTGGAGCTGAAAGGGTTCACCCTGGTCCAGTCCGGCAAGGTCTACAAGATCGTGCCGCTGACCAGCGTCAAGCAGTCCGGCATGAAGCTGATCGAGGGGAGCGAACGGACACCGGTCAGCGATGCCTACCTGGCGCGGGTCTTCACCCTGGCCCAGATATCCTCCCAGGACGCGCTTGCCTTTCTGCAGCCGCTGATTTCCAAGGACGGCCATATCGCCTCCTTCGGCCCCGGCAACATGCTGCTGGTGGTGGATGCCGCCTCCAATCTCCAAAAGATCGCCGAACTGCTGGCCACCATCGACACCGCCCAGCGCCGTTCCGGGGGAGAACTGATCTACCTCGAACACAGCAATGCCGACGCCCTGGCCAACATCCTGCGGGAATGGCTCGCCGGCAGGGGGCCTCGCCTGCCGACCCCCGGTGTCGGCCCCCAACAGGCGATCAGTACCGCCGGCGTCCAGATTTTTCCCGATCAGCGTCTGAACGCCCTGCTGGTCTTCGGAACCGAGCAGGACAAGAAAGATATCCGCAGCCTGATAGCGCTGCTTGATATTGCGCCGCCCAACGCCGGCAGCAAAATCAACGTGGTCTACCTGGAACACACCGATGCCACGGACATGGCCAAGGTGCTGGAAGGGGTGGTGCGGGGACTGACCGCCCAGGCCGCCACGCAGCCCGGCGCCGTTCCCGGCGCAGTGCAGGCGTCCCCCCTGGACGGCGGCAAGATTACCATTACCGCCGACAAGGCCACCAACTCCCTGGTGGTCATGGCCTCCCCCACCGAATACAACAGCTTGCTGCAGGTGATCAGGAAACTGGACCGCCGCAGCAGACAGGTCTATGTCCAGGTGCTGATTGCCGAGGTATCCCTGGACAAGAGCAGGGAATTCGGTCTTCAGAGCGGGGTGCTTGGCGGCGCGGTACTGAACCGGTATTTAACCATAGGCGGTTTTTATGACCCCATGGGAGCACTTGGTGATGTCATCAAGAAGGCCAGCGACTTGAATATTCCTCTGGAAAGCGGCACTCCGGTCAACATAGCCACGGTTCTCAAGGCGCTGGATAAAAATGGCCTGCTGAATATTCTTTCAACACCAAATCTTTTAACAACGGACAACAAAGAGGCCGAAATCAGCGTCGGTGAAAACGTGCCGTTCAAGGGCTCAACCACGGGAGTTGCCGGCACCAGTAACACCTATGAGTCAGTTGAGCGTAAAGATATCGGCATCAATCTGAAGATCAAGCCGCAGGTAAGCGAGGGCGATTACATCCGCATGGATATCTACCAGGAGATCTCGGCGGTGAAGAACGATAAAGGGCAGGCCATCGACCTGGTCACCACCAAGCGTTCCGCCAAGACCAGCGTGGTGGTCAAGGACCGGGAGACCATCGTCATCGGCGGGCTCATCCAGGACACGGAAGACACAAATGTACAGAAATTTCCGCTACTGGGAGACATTCCCGGCCTGGGCTGGCTCTTCAAGACCCGCACCAAGTCCCGCACCAAGACCAACCTGATGATCCTGCTCACCCCGCAGATCGTCAAGGATGCCAGCGACCTTTCCACCATCTCCCGGGAACAGCGCGATCGTTTCGGCGACTCGGCCAAGGATCTCGGGCCGGTGGACGCCCAGAAGATCATTATCGAGGGGGGCTCCAAACCGGTGACTGCCCCGCAGCAACCGGACGGCAAATGA
- the gspG gene encoding type II secretion system major pseudopilin GspG, which translates to MSVRFNNRKGFTLIEIMVVIVILALLAALVGPKIIGRSDDAKLADAKLQIRNLETALKLYKLDNGVYPTTEQGLDALFTKPTVGQIPRNYRQEGYLEGKKLPKDPWGGDYVYLSPGEHGDYDLCSLGTDGVKGGEGKGADICNWNIQ; encoded by the coding sequence ATGTCCGTTCGTTTCAACAACCGCAAAGGCTTCACCCTGATCGAGATCATGGTGGTGATCGTCATCCTGGCCCTTTTGGCCGCCCTGGTGGGACCGAAGATCATCGGCCGCTCCGACGACGCCAAGCTGGCCGACGCCAAGCTGCAGATCCGCAATCTCGAAACCGCCCTCAAGCTGTACAAGCTGGACAACGGCGTCTACCCCACCACCGAGCAGGGGCTGGACGCACTCTTCACCAAGCCCACCGTGGGGCAGATTCCCCGTAACTACCGCCAGGAAGGCTACCTGGAAGGAAAAAAACTCCCCAAGGATCCCTGGGGCGGCGACTACGTCTACCTCTCGCCGGGCGAGCACGGCGACTACGATCTCTGCTCCCTGGGCACCGACGGCGTGAAAGGTGGCGAGGGTAAGGGTGCCGACATCTGCAACTGGAACATCCAGTAG